The sequence GTGGGCGAGGCCATTGTGTCCGCCACGGGCGCGCAGGGTCTGAACCTGGGGATGAACAACCACGAGGCCGCGGGCCAGCTGGTCATGCATGCGCATTTCCACCTGATCCCAAGGTTCGATGGTGACGGACTGAAATTGTGGGGGCAGCAGGCCTACGAGAGCCAGGAAGCAATGATGGCTCTTGCGGAAAAAATCAGAAACTCGCTCAGCTGAGCGGCACCATGTCTTGATCAGGAGGCAACAATGGGACAGACGCTGACCAAAGCCGGGATCGTCGATTACATCTACGAGCGCACCGACAAGAATCGCGCTGAAATCAAGGATCTGGTGGAATCCATCCTTGAGATCATGAAACAGTCCATCAAAAAGGACCATGCCCTTTTGGTGAGTGGATTCGGCAAGTTCGAAGCCTACGACAAAAAGGCGCGCAAGGGGCGCAACCCCCAGACCAGCGAAACCATTACCCTGCCTCCGCGCAAGGTCGTGGTCTTCCGCCTTTCCCGCAAGTTCAGGGCT is a genomic window of Paucidesulfovibrio gracilis DSM 16080 containing:
- a CDS encoding integration host factor subunit alpha, coding for MGQTLTKAGIVDYIYERTDKNRAEIKDLVESILEIMKQSIKKDHALLVSGFGKFEAYDKKARKGRNPQTSETITLPPRKVVVFRLSRKFRAELNPS
- a CDS encoding HIT family protein, which produces MSADCIFCKIVAGEIPSATIHESEHTIAFLDIAPVIPGHALVIPRKHYANLFELPDDLGNALLSDVKRVGEAIVSATGAQGLNLGMNNHEAAGQLVMHAHFHLIPRFDGDGLKLWGQQAYESQEAMMALAEKIRNSLS